One stretch of Bosea vaviloviae DNA includes these proteins:
- a CDS encoding IS481 family transposase — MDERVRFIADWLAGDVSMTELCEVYGISRKAGYKWRARYEAEGASGLANRSSAPLAHGLATPAPLVEKILDLRRARPSWGPRKIVAKLEQLHPDLSWPSHSTAHEILKRQGLISGRRLRRRPPPRLGALTTPERPNHVWAVDHKGWVTLGDGERCEPLTLADSYSRFVLAVSAGDGVHTAQAKPVMQRAFQVYGLPEVIRSDNGPPFASTSASGLSALSAWWIKLGIQPERTRPGSPQENGRLERFHLTLLEAMRPASLNRAAQAQRLEAFRRDYNHERPHQALGQKPPASFYNPSPRSMPDKLPQPDYPSDRTIRRVRSNGEIKIEGRLVQICSALKGEPVALEATEHGWCVWFYKQPIGLIDHQGQKLSPIYPG, encoded by the coding sequence ATGGACGAACGGGTGCGTTTCATAGCCGACTGGCTGGCGGGCGACGTGTCGATGACCGAGCTTTGCGAGGTTTACGGGATCAGTCGCAAAGCTGGGTACAAGTGGCGGGCGCGCTATGAGGCTGAGGGCGCGTCGGGGCTTGCGAACCGGTCATCGGCGCCGCTTGCGCACGGGCTGGCGACGCCTGCGCCGTTGGTGGAGAAGATCCTGGACCTGCGACGGGCGCGGCCGAGCTGGGGTCCGCGCAAGATCGTGGCTAAGCTTGAGCAGCTGCATCCGGACTTGTCCTGGCCATCGCATTCGACGGCGCACGAGATCCTCAAGCGCCAGGGCCTGATATCGGGCCGCCGCCTCCGACGCCGTCCCCCGCCCCGGCTGGGCGCGCTGACCACACCCGAGCGGCCGAACCACGTCTGGGCTGTGGACCACAAGGGTTGGGTCACCCTGGGCGACGGCGAGCGCTGCGAGCCGCTGACCCTGGCCGACAGCTACAGCCGCTTCGTCCTGGCGGTCTCGGCGGGCGACGGCGTCCACACCGCCCAGGCCAAGCCGGTCATGCAACGCGCCTTCCAGGTCTATGGCCTGCCCGAGGTCATCCGTTCCGACAACGGCCCGCCCTTCGCCTCCACCAGCGCCTCCGGGCTCAGCGCCCTGTCGGCCTGGTGGATCAAGCTGGGCATCCAGCCCGAGCGCACCCGGCCCGGTTCTCCTCAGGAAAATGGCCGCCTCGAACGCTTCCATCTCACCCTGCTGGAAGCCATGCGGCCCGCTTCACTCAACCGCGCCGCCCAGGCTCAGCGCCTGGAAGCCTTCCGACGCGACTACAACCACGAACGGCCCCATCAGGCCCTTGGCCAGAAGCCCCCCGCCAGCTTCTACAATCCTTCGCCCCGGTCCATGCCCGACAAACTTCCCCAACCCGACTACCCGTCCGATCGAACCATCCGCAGGGTGCGTAGCAACGGCGAGATCAAGATCGAGGGCCGCCTCGTACAGATCTGCTCCGCCCTCAAAGGTGAGCCCGTAGCCCTCGAAGCGACAGAGCACGGCTGGTGCGTCTGGTTCTACAAACAACCCATCGGCCTCATCGACCACCAAGGCCAGAAACTGTCACCAATCTACCCAGGCTAA
- a CDS encoding DNA translocase FtsK produces the protein MIAASAGIDNPAGIPKSEPSQSKRSEVRYWRTPDRLLKQPAEPEMLPLAVPEADHALHDGEALRDGEAEAAAVRDDAAPAADGAASTPFALISDHAFWEFLPESGPRDVEAERLVDKIEPAIAGAALFGLAEAAPIAPRKGVAVPVALSVPVTLPTLPAADPAERWTSASQAYTVSVKLSPRSRSDAGQGRGPAATSPVTSRAVPLALDASSATDAIPAAGRGIVVTRKTRETGVAQAAKPSRVEPSRIEPSRMEPSRIESPRIVPTRLVAQTRSQPVQPAVFELPPITILAEPPRTFEATVPTEILQQNAGFLEGVLEDFNVRGEIVQACPGPVVTLYELEPAPGTKSSRVIALADDIARSMSAIAARVAVVQGKNAIGIELPNAKRETVFLRELLASQDFESSKHKLALGLGKTIGGEPVIVDLARMPHLLVAGTTGSGKSVAINTMILSLLYRLKPEECRLIMVDPKMLELSVYDGIPHLLTPVVTDPKKAVVALKWAVREMEERYKKMSKVSVRNIDGFNARVGEAKAAGEVITRTVQTGFDKHSGEAIYEEEVMDLEPLPYIVVIVDEMADLMMVAGKEIEGTIQRLAQMARAAGIHVVLATQRPSVDVITGTIKANFPTRISFQVTSKIDSRTILGEQGAEQLLGQGDMLYMAGGGRITRVHGPFVSDAEVEKVVAHLKTQGRPQYLEAVTSEEEEGSAEGEDGAVFDKSAMGQAESDDPYDQAVAVVLRDKKASTSYIQRRLQIGYNRAASIMERMENEGIVGPANHAGKREILVETGRAREDED, from the coding sequence ATGATTGCGGCATCCGCTGGCATCGACAATCCGGCCGGGATTCCCAAATCGGAGCCGAGCCAATCGAAGCGCAGCGAGGTGCGCTATTGGCGCACGCCGGACCGCCTGCTGAAGCAGCCGGCCGAGCCGGAGATGCTTCCCCTGGCGGTGCCGGAGGCCGATCACGCACTTCATGATGGCGAGGCCTTGCGTGACGGCGAGGCCGAAGCTGCTGCGGTGCGGGATGATGCAGCCCCGGCGGCTGATGGCGCGGCCTCGACGCCCTTCGCCTTGATCTCCGATCACGCCTTCTGGGAGTTTTTGCCCGAAAGCGGTCCGCGGGATGTCGAAGCCGAGCGGCTTGTCGACAAGATCGAGCCCGCCATTGCAGGCGCAGCGCTCTTCGGGCTCGCCGAGGCGGCCCCTATCGCTCCCCGCAAGGGCGTCGCTGTTCCCGTAGCGTTGTCTGTTCCCGTAACCCTGCCAACCCTGCCGGCAGCCGATCCCGCCGAGCGCTGGACGAGCGCGAGCCAGGCCTACACAGTGAGCGTCAAGCTATCGCCGCGGTCACGCTCCGATGCCGGCCAGGGCAGGGGCCCTGCGGCCACTTCACCTGTCACGTCACGTGCCGTCCCGCTTGCCTTGGACGCCTCATCCGCCACTGATGCCATCCCCGCTGCTGGCCGCGGGATCGTCGTCACGCGCAAGACCCGCGAAACCGGGGTGGCGCAGGCAGCCAAGCCTTCTCGCGTCGAGCCGTCTCGTATCGAGCCGTCTCGCATGGAGCCGTCTCGCATTGAGTCTCCCCGCATCGTTCCAACCCGCCTTGTTGCGCAGACGCGTTCGCAGCCCGTGCAGCCGGCAGTCTTCGAGCTGCCGCCGATCACGATTCTGGCGGAGCCGCCGCGGACATTCGAAGCCACCGTTCCCACCGAAATCCTGCAGCAGAATGCCGGGTTTCTCGAGGGCGTGCTCGAGGATTTCAACGTCCGTGGCGAAATCGTCCAGGCCTGCCCCGGCCCGGTGGTGACGCTTTACGAGCTTGAGCCGGCGCCGGGGACCAAATCCTCGCGGGTGATTGCGCTGGCTGACGACATCGCCCGCTCGATGAGCGCGATCGCAGCCCGCGTCGCCGTGGTCCAGGGCAAGAACGCCATCGGCATCGAACTGCCCAACGCCAAGCGCGAGACCGTCTTCCTGCGCGAATTGTTGGCCAGCCAGGATTTCGAGAGCTCCAAGCACAAGCTCGCCTTGGGGCTGGGCAAGACCATCGGCGGCGAGCCGGTGATCGTCGATCTCGCCCGGATGCCGCATCTGCTCGTCGCCGGCACCACCGGCTCGGGCAAGTCGGTGGCGATCAACACCATGATCCTGTCGCTGCTCTACCGGCTGAAGCCGGAGGAGTGCCGCCTGATCATGGTCGATCCCAAGATGCTCGAACTCTCCGTCTATGACGGCATTCCCCATCTGCTCACCCCCGTCGTCACCGACCCGAAGAAGGCGGTCGTGGCGCTGAAATGGGCGGTGCGCGAGATGGAGGAGCGCTACAAGAAGATGTCGAAGGTCTCGGTGCGCAACATCGACGGCTTCAACGCCCGCGTCGGCGAGGCCAAGGCCGCCGGCGAGGTCATCACCCGCACCGTGCAGACCGGCTTCGACAAGCATTCCGGCGAGGCGATCTATGAGGAGGAGGTCATGGACCTCGAGCCTCTGCCCTATATCGTCGTCATCGTCGACGAGATGGCCGATCTGATGATGGTCGCCGGCAAGGAGATCGAGGGCACGATCCAGCGGCTGGCCCAGATGGCGCGCGCGGCCGGCATCCATGTCGTGCTGGCGACGCAGCGCCCCTCCGTCGACGTCATCACCGGCACGATCAAGGCGAACTTCCCGACCCGGATCTCCTTCCAGGTCACCTCCAAGATCGACTCGCGCACGATTCTCGGCGAGCAGGGCGCCGAGCAGCTGCTCGGCCAGGGCGACATGCTCTACATGGCCGGTGGCGGGCGCATCACCCGCGTTCACGGTCCTTTTGTCTCCGACGCCGAGGTCGAGAAGGTCGTCGCCCACCTGAAGACGCAAGGCCGCCCGCAATATCTCGAAGCCGTCACCTCCGAGGAGGAGGAGGGCTCAGCTGAGGGCGAGGACGGCGCCGTCTTCGACAAGAGCGCGATGGGCCAGGCCGAGAGCGACGACCCTTACGACCAGGCGGTGGCGGTGGTGCTGCGCGACAAGAAGGCCTCGACCTCCTATATCCAGCGCCGCCTCCAGATCGGCTACAACCGCGCCGCCTCGATCATGGAGCGGATGGAGAACGAAGGCATCGTCGGCCCCGCCAACCATGCCGGAAAACGTGAGATCCTGGTCGAAACCGGACGCGCCCGCGAAGACGAGGATTGA